In Mongoliitalea daihaiensis, one DNA window encodes the following:
- a CDS encoding DUF4249 domain-containing protein has translation MQRLTWIVLAWLLVSCQEEVFLDLRNTEPIPIIEAVWTDVSQMNFVQLSRSRDFFDADPNEFITDAEVFIRNKRTNGRLNFRFSEQLGLYLPVNNFVGSINESYELNVRIGENEYQSEGTILPPPTLDSIRYEFRDQRFFREEGYYLTLYGDIPFVDDNFYRIRIIRNDTLLNSRTDYLLFDDTFGTNILNQGFELNVPFRANDRVRLELFRLNRDAYEYMNQLVSLLFNDGGLFSPPPQNPVSNIRQVKGKGMFGGYFKVSPVLIQNVVITPSEQVDN, from the coding sequence ATGCAACGATTGACTTGGATAGTACTTGCTTGGCTCTTGGTTTCTTGTCAAGAAGAAGTTTTTTTAGATCTTCGCAATACGGAGCCAATTCCCATTATTGAGGCGGTTTGGACCGATGTCTCACAAATGAATTTTGTTCAATTATCCCGTTCCCGCGATTTTTTTGATGCGGATCCCAATGAGTTTATTACAGATGCAGAAGTGTTTATTCGAAATAAACGTACCAATGGACGCCTAAATTTTCGATTTTCCGAACAGCTAGGACTGTATTTACCTGTTAATAATTTTGTTGGATCTATCAATGAATCCTATGAGTTGAATGTGCGTATCGGGGAAAATGAGTACCAATCCGAGGGGACAATCTTACCTCCACCGACTTTGGACAGTATCCGATATGAATTTCGGGATCAACGTTTTTTTAGGGAGGAGGGCTATTATTTGACTTTGTATGGAGACATCCCTTTTGTGGATGATAATTTTTATCGGATTCGAATCATCCGGAATGACACACTTTTGAACAGTAGAACAGATTATCTTCTATTTGATGATACTTTTGGGACAAATATTCTCAATCAAGGGTTTGAATTAAACGTTCCTTTCAGAGCCAATGACCGTGTGCGATTGGAATTGTTTCGCTTGAATCGTGATGCATATGAGTATATGAATCAACTGGTGAGTTTACTTTTCAATGATGGGGGATTATTTTCTCCTCCTCCTCAAAATCCAGTTTCAAATATTCGTCAAGTAAAAGGCAAGGGAATGTTTGGAGGCTATTTCAAAGTTAGTCCGGTTTTGATTCAGAATGTGGTGATAACCCCGTCAGAACAGGTGGATAATTAG
- a CDS encoding THUMP domain-containing class I SAM-dependent RNA methyltransferase, with product MLNYDEKGKIVITCKDRFSPYLEEEVISLGFKPVKVERTFVEVYGSLNDCIDLNLHLRTASHVLYELKSFYLHKADDIYRRVKVLPWEDYLEPDTYFSVISTVDNETVTNPLFVNVRIKDAIVDRFREKFNRRPDSGSNLDGAVLQLFWKDTQATLYVNTSGETLAKHGYRKIPGHAPMLEALASATILASGWDMMSPFVNPMCGSGTLAIEAAMMATGRYPGLHRDHYSFMYFKGYDDAVYQKIKAKMERKIFRAPNLKIIASDISEQAVLFARENAAMAGVEELIDFQVCDFRDTNVPETGEGLVFFNPEYGERLGEEGDLGEVYQAMGDFMKQQCPGYIGLIFTGNMVLAKKVGLRTSRRIEFYNGTIDCRLLKYDLFKGKKQD from the coding sequence ATGCTTAATTATGATGAAAAAGGTAAAATAGTTATTACCTGTAAAGACCGCTTTTCTCCTTATTTGGAGGAAGAGGTGATTTCTTTGGGCTTCAAGCCCGTAAAAGTAGAACGTACATTTGTTGAGGTATACGGCTCTCTCAATGATTGTATCGATTTGAATCTACATCTTCGGACTGCGAGTCATGTATTATATGAGTTGAAGTCTTTTTATTTGCACAAAGCAGATGATATCTATCGTCGGGTGAAAGTTTTGCCTTGGGAAGATTACCTGGAACCTGATACTTATTTTTCTGTAATTTCTACTGTTGATAATGAAACAGTCACCAACCCGCTTTTCGTCAATGTACGCATCAAAGATGCCATTGTGGATCGTTTTCGGGAAAAATTCAACAGAAGGCCTGACTCCGGGTCCAATCTAGATGGTGCCGTTTTACAGTTGTTTTGGAAGGATACGCAGGCTACGCTTTACGTCAACACCTCGGGAGAGACGTTAGCTAAGCATGGCTACAGAAAAATTCCTGGTCATGCTCCGATGTTGGAAGCCTTAGCTTCAGCAACGATTTTGGCAAGTGGTTGGGATATGATGTCTCCTTTTGTGAATCCCATGTGTGGATCCGGTACTTTGGCTATTGAAGCAGCTATGATGGCTACTGGCAGGTATCCTGGTTTGCATAGAGATCACTATAGCTTCATGTATTTCAAAGGATATGACGATGCTGTCTATCAAAAAATCAAAGCTAAAATGGAGCGAAAGATATTCCGAGCACCCAATTTAAAAATCATAGCCTCTGATATCAGCGAACAAGCGGTGTTATTCGCCCGTGAGAATGCGGCTATGGCAGGAGTAGAAGAATTGATTGATTTTCAGGTGTGCGATTTCCGTGATACAAATGTTCCGGAAACTGGAGAAGGACTGGTGTTTTTTAATCCAGAATATGGAGAACGATTAGGTGAAGAGGGAGATTTGGGAGAAGTATATCAGGCGATGGGAGATTTTATGAAACAGCAGTGCCCGGGTTACATAGGTTTGATTTTTACTGGAAATATGGTTCTTGCAAAAAAGGTTGGTTTACGGACATCTCGAAGGATAGAGTTTTATAACGGGACCATCGATTGCAGACTATTAAAATACGATCTTTTTAAAGGGAAAAAGCAGGATTAA
- a CDS encoding S8 family serine peptidase, translating into MNTKILQSIAGFFLLGIMIACSSDPMDELMVEESTSKELNLMTKQQIDQVILESLRTKGDFLWMEQSVELIYSALVLSDSTLTIGYKPASLDNANSRLGVDDLSDPAWVNASEQIKSTVLDVMIAQKSPRLRTNEELFQVNEFLPYIEVKVDALEVLKRLKNMGELRYMEPLSYQFNYELLNTVQEDARIVSSKGCSNDPEVNLPASDFSVISPNAKSSWNYPYMGINNAWSLSTGSGITVGVIDTGLSPSQPMMNNSFNSGASSGRTVEKFGTYQTGSWWWKRYDGPDDQCGHGTAMAGVIASPRNSVGNAVGVAYNSNLISVRGTEDVVIDSGNEKDGVSEALVLLGNRSDVRIISMSIGDVFSNSKVADAIRFAHNRGKLIFAAAGTSTSWTNWFGVIFPANMAETVAVTGIKEAAFYQRCDTCHSGSMVDFTVIMERGGTNNHPLTTANYSNDPAMVGGSSVATATAAGIAALVWARNPNWNRTQVLQRMASTAHLFPNRNSQFGWGLLNAAAAVQ; encoded by the coding sequence ATGAATACAAAAATTTTACAATCAATAGCAGGTTTTTTTCTGCTAGGGATAATGATAGCTTGTTCCAGTGATCCAATGGATGAGCTGATGGTGGAAGAATCTACTTCCAAGGAACTAAATTTGATGACCAAACAGCAAATTGATCAGGTCATCTTGGAATCCCTTCGCACAAAAGGGGATTTTTTATGGATGGAACAATCCGTTGAATTAATTTATTCCGCGTTAGTTTTGAGTGACTCGACCTTGACGATTGGATACAAACCTGCATCCTTAGACAATGCAAATAGTAGGTTAGGAGTGGATGACCTCTCGGATCCGGCATGGGTGAATGCATCCGAGCAAATTAAATCGACGGTTTTGGATGTTATGATAGCTCAAAAAAGCCCTCGTTTACGGACCAATGAAGAACTTTTCCAAGTCAATGAATTTTTACCATATATAGAGGTGAAAGTCGATGCACTAGAAGTTTTAAAGAGACTTAAAAATATGGGAGAACTTCGCTACATGGAGCCTTTGAGTTATCAATTCAATTATGAGTTGCTAAATACAGTCCAAGAAGATGCACGGATCGTGTCTTCTAAAGGCTGTTCCAATGATCCGGAAGTTAATCTTCCGGCTTCAGATTTTTCAGTGATCAGCCCCAATGCCAAATCATCTTGGAATTATCCTTACATGGGGATTAACAATGCTTGGTCTTTGTCTACAGGTAGTGGGATTACCGTAGGAGTGATTGATACAGGACTGTCACCAAGTCAGCCTATGATGAACAATAGCTTTAATAGCGGTGCTTCATCCGGGCGTACAGTGGAAAAGTTTGGGACCTATCAGACAGGTTCTTGGTGGTGGAAGCGTTACGATGGTCCCGATGATCAATGTGGCCATGGAACTGCTATGGCAGGGGTGATTGCCTCCCCAAGAAATTCGGTAGGAAATGCCGTTGGAGTAGCTTATAATTCAAACTTAATTTCTGTTAGAGGAACTGAAGATGTTGTAATTGATTCAGGAAATGAAAAAGATGGTGTTTCAGAAGCGCTTGTTTTGTTGGGTAATCGATCGGATGTCCGGATAATCAGTATGTCTATTGGAGATGTTTTTTCAAACTCAAAGGTGGCAGATGCTATTCGATTTGCCCATAACAGAGGGAAATTGATTTTTGCAGCGGCGGGAACCTCTACCTCTTGGACCAATTGGTTTGGTGTGATTTTTCCTGCAAATATGGCAGAAACTGTTGCTGTAACCGGTATCAAGGAAGCTGCTTTTTATCAGCGTTGTGATACCTGTCATTCTGGAAGTATGGTTGATTTTACCGTGATCATGGAGAGAGGTGGAACCAATAACCATCCACTTACCACAGCTAATTATAGCAATGACCCTGCAATGGTGGGCGGTTCTTCTGTAGCAACTGCAACTGCGGCTGGAATTGCAGCACTTGTCTGGGCTAGAAATCCCAATTGGAATAGAACGCAGGTATTACAGCGAATGGCTTCTACTGCTCATCTTTTCCCAAATAGAAATAGTCAGTTTGGTTGGGGATTATTGAATGCTGCTGCTGCTGTACAGTAA
- a CDS encoding M28 family peptidase, with protein sequence MKNTFYQFLIPILLTGGTLCAQQVDGFKQSNLEKQQSTETKFLQTVDFSSFRKHLEKITSDPHPAGSVANEKVKDYMVETMKKAGLDVQVYPYDVYLPIGSGESLIELVTPIRMPLNQQENILEEDPYSAHPELWKGWNAFTGNGDVTAEVVYANYGTKADFERLKDLGIDIKGKIVLARYGGNFRGFKAKFAEENGAAGLIIFTDPGDSGYARGLVYPEGIFYNESSIQRGSLLTVDWTGDALTPFEPALPLDSKTKVKRLKPEEVGLHTIPVTPISYGSAKEIIGRMTGKPVPSGWQGGLPYTYRLEGGPDLKVRLKVHQDKGFVRANNVIGTVKGNQFPDEWVILGCHYDAWSFGSTDPNSGTAMLLSLSETLGKLVEEGFTPARSIMIAHWDAEEHGVIGSTEWVEQFRDQLSAKAVAYINLDAAVAGRNFGASASPTLKKVIMESAKAVSFPDSAKTVYQVWAGRRDEPTIGNLGGGSDHIAFYMHVGIPSISGGAGGPTLYHTNYDNLHFYEKFADPSFKMGGAVEQLVGIMSLRLANADVIPYQVSRYAKDLDGHFTNAERGIKNFHPVFMGFEQSRAAIASMKSAAESLDEKIATSLASNSLDSKKAQQINQALLQLEKAFIDPKGMYFGSWYRSLYAANDPFSGYASWILPGIQYEIELKSSDRLEEWDTRYASAINELQTRIEKISSML encoded by the coding sequence ATGAAAAATACATTTTACCAATTTTTAATCCCGATTTTACTCACGGGAGGTACCCTCTGCGCTCAGCAAGTAGACGGTTTTAAACAGTCTAATTTGGAAAAGCAACAATCAACAGAAACTAAGTTTTTACAAACTGTAGACTTTTCATCTTTCCGAAAACACTTGGAGAAAATCACCTCTGATCCCCATCCCGCAGGTTCTGTTGCCAATGAAAAAGTTAAGGACTACATGGTAGAAACCATGAAAAAAGCAGGTCTGGATGTTCAGGTTTATCCCTATGATGTATACTTGCCTATTGGTTCGGGTGAATCTCTCATAGAGTTGGTAACCCCAATACGCATGCCTCTCAACCAACAGGAAAATATCTTGGAAGAAGATCCCTACTCTGCACATCCAGAGCTATGGAAAGGCTGGAATGCTTTTACAGGCAACGGCGATGTTACTGCGGAAGTAGTGTATGCAAATTACGGTACAAAAGCCGATTTTGAACGGTTAAAAGATTTAGGAATTGATATCAAAGGTAAAATAGTTTTAGCGAGGTACGGAGGGAATTTTCGGGGCTTTAAAGCCAAATTTGCCGAGGAAAATGGTGCGGCTGGCTTAATCATCTTCACGGACCCAGGGGACTCCGGCTATGCAAGAGGTTTGGTATACCCAGAGGGGATATTTTACAATGAAAGCTCTATTCAGCGTGGATCTTTACTTACAGTAGATTGGACAGGAGATGCCTTGACTCCTTTTGAGCCTGCCCTTCCCTTGGATAGCAAAACGAAAGTAAAGCGGCTGAAACCTGAGGAAGTTGGTTTACACACCATTCCTGTGACTCCAATATCCTATGGTTCAGCCAAAGAAATCATCGGAAGAATGACTGGGAAACCAGTACCAAGTGGCTGGCAAGGAGGCTTACCCTATACCTACCGATTAGAAGGTGGTCCAGATTTGAAAGTACGCCTCAAAGTGCATCAGGACAAAGGATTTGTTCGTGCGAATAATGTAATTGGTACAGTTAAGGGAAATCAGTTCCCAGACGAGTGGGTAATCCTTGGTTGCCATTATGATGCATGGAGCTTTGGTTCGACAGATCCCAACTCTGGTACAGCCATGTTGCTATCCCTGAGTGAAACATTAGGGAAATTAGTTGAAGAAGGCTTCACTCCTGCCCGTTCGATTATGATTGCCCATTGGGATGCAGAAGAGCACGGCGTGATTGGTTCTACCGAATGGGTAGAGCAATTCAGAGATCAATTAAGTGCCAAAGCAGTAGCCTACATCAATTTGGATGCGGCAGTAGCCGGTAGAAATTTTGGAGCTTCCGCTTCACCTACTTTGAAAAAGGTAATTATGGAATCGGCTAAAGCGGTCAGTTTTCCTGATTCCGCCAAAACAGTGTACCAAGTTTGGGCTGGACGAAGAGATGAACCAACCATTGGGAACCTTGGAGGAGGATCCGATCATATCGCTTTTTATATGCATGTAGGTATTCCTTCTATTAGTGGAGGAGCTGGTGGTCCAACGCTTTACCATACCAATTATGATAATCTTCATTTTTACGAAAAATTCGCTGACCCAAGTTTCAAAATGGGTGGTGCTGTTGAACAGCTGGTAGGAATCATGAGTTTGCGTCTTGCCAATGCCGATGTGATTCCTTATCAAGTATCCAGATATGCAAAAGATTTGGATGGACATTTTACCAATGCTGAGCGAGGTATTAAAAACTTTCATCCTGTATTTATGGGATTTGAGCAGTCAAGAGCCGCAATAGCTTCTATGAAATCAGCTGCCGAAAGTTTGGATGAAAAAATAGCCACTTCTCTTGCATCTAACAGTTTAGATAGTAAAAAAGCACAACAAATCAATCAGGCTCTGCTTCAACTGGAAAAAGCTTTTATTGATCCCAAAGGAATGTATTTTGGCAGTTGGTACCGTTCATTGTATGCTGCAAATGACCCATTCAGTGGTTACGCATCGTGGATTCTTCCTGGTATCCAATATGAAATTGAATTGAAATCATCAGATCGTCTTGAAGAATGGGATACCCGTTATGCGAGTGCTATCAACGAACTCCAAACTAGAATTGAAAAAATCAGCTCAATGCTTTAG
- a CDS encoding 1-acyl-sn-glycerol-3-phosphate acyltransferase, which translates to MNDLQMKSLFNWALRLTVKFALFIFYRKIHLEGKEFLPRRKAVIIVANHQNALIDPLIVATQTNLKPHFLTRASAFKNPIANRLLRFIRMIPVYRVRDGKHNMDKNNETFDQSISILSQLGSILIFAEGGHSHERNIRSLKKGFTRIAFQTLERFPELDLIILPVGINYSNHSHSGADVGIWIGKEIPVKPYLHNHDQLMRVTQEALKPLVTQIPEENYHNYLQALIDRSISLSNPSQVKIALEKDHLKPVSPRHEGVLWSKKLFRLIHWPLWLLWKRIQPTIEDHVFYATFKFVIGLVGYPLMLTLILLLLPQTVGYPYVLLSILTVFSNRSRQGL; encoded by the coding sequence ATGAATGATTTACAGATGAAAAGTCTTTTTAATTGGGCGCTTAGGCTGACAGTCAAATTTGCTTTATTTATTTTTTATCGAAAAATTCATCTAGAAGGAAAAGAGTTTCTTCCCCGAAGAAAAGCTGTCATTATCGTAGCCAATCATCAAAACGCCTTGATTGATCCGTTGATCGTGGCTACACAGACAAATTTGAAACCACATTTTCTTACCCGAGCATCTGCATTCAAAAACCCTATTGCAAATCGCCTATTGAGGTTCATCCGCATGATACCGGTCTATCGGGTTCGCGATGGCAAGCACAACATGGATAAAAACAATGAAACTTTTGATCAGTCTATATCCATACTCTCCCAATTGGGTTCAATACTTATTTTTGCTGAAGGTGGACACAGTCACGAACGTAACATTCGCTCATTAAAAAAAGGGTTTACCCGTATTGCCTTCCAAACATTGGAACGATTTCCTGAATTGGATCTAATCATTCTTCCTGTTGGAATCAATTATAGCAATCATTCCCATTCAGGAGCAGATGTGGGGATATGGATTGGAAAAGAAATACCAGTAAAACCATACCTTCATAACCACGATCAATTAATGAGAGTCACTCAAGAGGCCTTAAAACCCTTAGTAACCCAGATACCCGAAGAAAATTATCATAATTATTTGCAAGCCTTGATTGATCGATCAATTAGTCTAAGCAATCCTTCTCAAGTTAAAATAGCGCTAGAAAAAGACCATCTAAAGCCTGTGAGTCCAAGACATGAAGGAGTTTTATGGAGTAAAAAACTTTTTCGGCTCATCCATTGGCCCCTTTGGCTGCTTTGGAAAAGAATTCAACCAACCATCGAAGATCATGTGTTTTACGCAACCTTCAAATTTGTCATTGGCTTGGTCGGCTATCCCCTGATGCTAACCCTCATCCTCTTATTACTTCCCCAAACTGTTGGATACCCTTATGTCTTATTGAGTATTTTAACCGTATTTTCTAATCGGAGCAGGCAAGGATTGTGA
- a CDS encoding bile acid:sodium symporter family protein, with protein MKENLDTSVLNFNQDSLFLLNLSLAIIMFGVALDLKVSDFKYIGKNPKAFFVGIISQFFFLPFLTWILVQLIQVPPSVALGMFLVAACPGGNVSNFMTHLAKGNTALSVSLTAFSTAFSIFITPLNFALWASFYEPSSALLKSISLSYFEVFQTVALILGIPLMLGMYINTYYPTRAKRLSKILKPVSILIFAAFVVIAFLGNYNLFLQFIGLIFFWVLAHNLVALVAGFSLAKLARLPLADTKTLTIETGIQNSGLALVLIFTYFDGLGGMAIIAAWWGIWHIISGMSIALGWKDVREVVFQKTET; from the coding sequence ATGAAGGAAAACTTGGACACAAGTGTGCTTAACTTTAATCAGGATTCGCTTTTTTTACTTAATTTATCCTTAGCGATCATTATGTTTGGTGTTGCGCTTGATCTTAAAGTGAGTGATTTCAAATATATAGGTAAAAATCCAAAGGCTTTTTTTGTAGGGATTATTTCTCAATTCTTTTTTTTACCTTTCCTTACATGGATCTTGGTTCAACTCATTCAAGTTCCTCCCTCTGTTGCGTTGGGTATGTTCTTGGTGGCAGCTTGTCCTGGTGGAAATGTTTCAAATTTTATGACTCATCTTGCTAAAGGAAACACTGCTTTATCGGTATCCCTCACGGCATTTTCCACTGCTTTTTCAATCTTTATCACCCCTTTAAACTTTGCGCTATGGGCTAGCTTTTACGAGCCTTCCAGTGCTTTACTTAAAAGCATTTCGCTCTCTTACTTTGAAGTTTTTCAAACAGTTGCTCTCATATTAGGTATCCCATTGATGCTCGGGATGTATATCAATACTTACTATCCAACACGGGCTAAACGTTTAAGTAAAATTTTAAAACCAGTAAGTATCTTAATTTTTGCAGCCTTTGTGGTAATTGCATTTTTAGGAAATTACAATTTATTTCTTCAATTTATTGGACTCATCTTTTTTTGGGTACTTGCTCACAATTTGGTGGCTTTGGTAGCCGGCTTTAGCTTAGCTAAACTTGCACGATTACCTTTGGCTGATACAAAAACCTTGACCATAGAAACAGGAATTCAAAATTCAGGCTTGGCTTTGGTTTTGATTTTCACCTATTTTGATGGTCTCGGAGGAATGGCAATTATCGCAGCTTGGTGGGGAATTTGGCATATTATTTCTGGTATGAGCATTGCTTTGGGATGGAAAGATGTTCGAGAAGTGGTCTTTCAAAAAACAGAAACTTAG
- a CDS encoding response regulator, with translation MNYELLIVDDDNVFLHLHEQLLKKNGIGKTPEKFENCSQALEYISNNQNSYAKFYVFLDIYMDGMNGWSFMDQLVEKDLTSITDVVVVTSSINLHDHKKSEEYSNILAYIEKPFSNKHMRDLIEKTALKDFLQ, from the coding sequence ATGAATTACGAACTACTTATTGTCGACGATGATAATGTCTTTTTACACTTACATGAGCAGTTATTGAAAAAAAATGGGATAGGAAAAACACCAGAAAAGTTTGAAAATTGTAGTCAGGCGTTGGAATACATATCAAACAATCAAAATTCCTATGCGAAATTTTATGTTTTTTTGGATATTTATATGGATGGAATGAATGGTTGGTCTTTCATGGATCAACTAGTGGAAAAAGACTTGACTTCGATTACTGATGTAGTAGTGGTCACTTCTTCTATCAATCTGCATGACCACAAAAAAAGTGAAGAATACTCCAATATTCTAGCTTACATTGAAAAACCTTTTTCTAACAAACACATGAGGGATTTAATCGAAAAAACTGCTCTGAAAGACTTCTTGCAATGA
- a CDS encoding response regulator produces the protein MEEQLKKCKILIIDDKESNVDLLTELLETHGYQSLATETDARNAIAQIDQFKPDLVLLDLMMPHISGFDILKIIQGNPTHYAHLKVLVLTADVTLPTKQKALSLGAHDFLTKPFDLVEVTLRIKNLLLNAYLFKQLQKQNQMLEEKVAERTKELSKSNEAIKEQLNALKDIAWMQSHIVRAPLARILGLIDILHDHDLTQKAFKKTMLQLEHSAKELDQVVKEITEKTYTRDMFE, from the coding sequence ATGGAAGAACAACTAAAAAAATGTAAAATACTCATAATTGACGATAAGGAATCCAATGTAGATTTATTGACAGAATTGCTGGAAACCCATGGTTACCAATCATTAGCAACAGAGACTGATGCTAGAAACGCTATCGCTCAAATTGATCAATTCAAACCAGACTTGGTACTGCTCGATTTGATGATGCCACACATTTCCGGGTTCGATATCCTGAAAATAATCCAAGGAAACCCAACTCATTATGCACACTTGAAAGTATTGGTATTGACAGCAGATGTAACGTTGCCAACTAAACAAAAAGCATTATCCCTCGGGGCGCATGATTTCTTGACAAAACCATTTGATCTAGTGGAGGTTACGTTGAGAATTAAAAATTTACTTTTAAATGCTTATTTGTTCAAACAGCTCCAAAAGCAAAATCAAATGTTAGAAGAAAAAGTAGCTGAAAGAACAAAAGAATTAAGTAAAAGTAATGAGGCAATCAAAGAGCAGTTAAACGCTTTGAAAGATATCGCTTGGATGCAATCTCATATAGTCAGGGCACCTCTAGCAAGAATCTTAGGGCTGATTGATATTTTACACGACCATGATCTTACCCAAAAAGCATTTAAAAAAACCATGCTTCAATTAGAACATTCTGCAAAGGAACTAGATCAGGTAGTGAAAGAAATCACGGAGAAAACATATACACGCGACATGTTTGAATAA